Proteins from one Xiphophorus hellerii strain 12219 chromosome 8, Xiphophorus_hellerii-4.1, whole genome shotgun sequence genomic window:
- the LOC116724379 gene encoding zinc finger MYM-type protein 1-like has protein sequence MYAWSQYKRANEGNTTMLNSINTNRKKVVEENRYYIKTIADVLLLTATQNIAQRGHRESRDSRNKGNFLAILDEIAKHDQLIEKKLRGCANAKYTSHQIQNEILQGLAEMVQTEIIKEVKECEVFSVIADETKDLQKKEQMSLVVRYYYNGVIHESFLCFQAAESLNAAGLSAMIISCLEKHGLDYRNNLVGQGYDGASVMSGKHSGVSARIQSNARFAFYVHCNAHCLNLVLVDATKAVPEVVDFFALLQQLHNFVSGSYVHLRWLDVQKELYPAEQPRELQALSDTRWACRYTACRTMRDRLPAVLRLLQDIALERNGERTVEARGLLLQIDIQFLGLLVTFCKVLGDAKCLSDMLQSSTLDLARAVDLVGALIDTFQDYRNEKYFDELWKEVEELAEKSKISVKIDRRNPRLSSKFLDSLVMSTIGQRKCDDEGFPRPLFNQVLDCLIAELKRRFSKKNCEIMQGVQSLNPKSATFLNEEPLIAFGHIFESDLDDLKHEVHQIRRLLDQRIKSDLGTPSTLLDFILLLEPYKEVLHELFRLCKIAVVSPVSTASCERSFSALKLIKSYLRTTMADARLSHIGTLSIESRRARGLNMDDFVTYFASSHNNRRILLL, from the coding sequence ATGTATGCATGGAGTCAATATAAAAGGGCTAATGAGGGAAATACAACCATGCTAAATTCTATAAACACAAACCGGAAAAAAGTGGTGGAAGAAAACCGttattatattaaaacaatagCCGATGTTCTTCTTTTGactgcaacacaaaatattgctCAAAGGGGTCATCGAGAGTCTCGGGACTCTAGAAATAAGGGAAACTTTTTGGCTATATTGGATGAAATAGCAAAGCATGATCAGTTAATTGAAAAAAAGCTTAGAGGATGTGCCAATGCAAAATACACAAGTCATCAAATCCAAAATGAAATTCTTCAGGGCTTAGCAGAGATGGTACAGACTGAAATCATAAAAGAAGTGAAGGAATGTGAAGTGTTCAGTGTTATTGCAGATGAAACAAAAGACTtgcaaaaaaaggaacaaatgtCTTTGGTTGTACGATATTATTACAATGGTGTCATCCACGAAAGCTTCCTATGTTTCCAGGCAGCTGAAAGCCTTAATGCAGCAGGTCTTAGTGCAATGATCATTAGCTGTCTTGAGAAACATGGTCTGGACTACAGGAATAACCTAGTGGGACAGGGTTATGACGGTGCATCCGTCATGAGTGGGAAGCATTCTGGTGTATCTGCCAGAATTCAGAGCAATGCCAGATTTgcattttatgttcattgtaacgCACATTGCTTGAATTTAGTCCTTGTTGATGCTACCAAAGCAGTCCCTGAGGTCGTTGACTTTTTTGCACTTCTACAGCAGCTTCATAACTTTGTGTCTGGCTCTTATGTTCATCTGAGGTGGCTTGACGTACAGAAAGAGTTGTATCCAGCAGAACAACCCAGGGAGCTCCAGGCACTTTCAGATACGAGGTGGGCCTGCAGGTATACGGCATGCCGTACCATGAGAGACAGACTTCCAGCAGTTCTGAGATTGTTGCAGGATATTGCACTTGAAAGAAATGGCGAAAGAACAGTGGAGGCAAGGGGCCTGCTTCTTCAAATAGATATCCAATTTTTAGGTCTTTTGGTTACCTTTTGTAAAGTGCTTGGTGATGCCAAATGTCTTTCCGACATGCTTCAGTCCAGCACTCTTGACCTAGCAAGAGCTGTAGATCTAGTAGGTGCTCTTATAGACACTTTCCAGGACTACAGAAATGAAAAGTACTTTGATGAACTATGGAAAGAGGTTGAGGAACTTGCTGAGAAGAGcaaaatcagtgtaaaaatTGACAGAAGAAATCCAAGATTAAGTTCAAAATTTCTTGACTCACTTGTAATGAGCACTATAGGACAGAGAAAATGTGATGACGAGGGCTTCCCCAGACCACTCTTTAATCAGGTGCTTGACTGTCTCATAGCGGAGTTAAAGAGGcgtttttcaaagaaaaattgtgAGATCATGCAAGGAGTGCAGTCCCTAAACCCCAAAAGTGCAACTTTCTTGAATGAGGAGCCTCTGATTGCTTTTGGACATATCTTTGAGTCAGATTTAGATGACCTGAAACATGAAGTGCACCAAATAAGGCGTTTGCTTGATCAGAGAATAAAGAGTGATTTAGGCACACCTTCTactttgcttgattttattctGCTTCTTGAACCTTATAAAGAGGTTTTACATGAATTATTCAGACTTTGCAAGATTGCAGTAGTTAGTCCAGTTAGTACTGCTTCTTGTGAGAGAagcttttctgctttaaaattaattaaaagttacCTAAGGACAACAATGGCTGATGCCAGGCTAAGTCACATTGGAACACTTAGCATAGAGTCAAGGAGGGCACGGGGCCTCAACATGGATGACTTTGTAACATATTTTGCTTCATCTCACAACAACCGAAGGATTTTACTTTTATGA